One Nocardia iowensis DNA window includes the following coding sequences:
- a CDS encoding inositol monophosphatase family protein, which translates to MTQDLSALLAVAREILDSVTSRFIEGVGAPSAVTKGRNDFATELDLELERTISAELQQRTGINVHGEEFGGPQLVSGTAWVLDPIDGTFNYSSGHPLSGMLLALVHEGEPVLGLTWLPLLGQRYAAMAGGPVLLNGQPLPPLPHGKLAEAMIGFGAFNVDARGRIPGQFRFDLLGPLSRLSSRVRMHGSTGIDLAFTASGVLGGAIVFGHHPWDNAAGVALIRAAGGVVTDLEGAPWTITSGSVLAAAPGVHEELLEMICTVADPVAAEEG; encoded by the coding sequence ATGACCCAGGACCTATCGGCACTGCTCGCGGTCGCCCGCGAGATCCTGGACTCGGTCACCTCGCGGTTCATCGAGGGGGTCGGCGCGCCGAGCGCGGTCACCAAGGGCCGCAACGATTTCGCCACCGAACTCGATCTGGAGCTGGAACGCACCATCTCCGCTGAGTTGCAGCAGCGCACCGGAATCAATGTGCACGGTGAGGAATTCGGCGGGCCGCAGCTCGTCTCGGGTACCGCGTGGGTGCTCGACCCGATCGACGGCACCTTCAATTACTCGTCCGGCCATCCGCTTTCGGGCATGCTGCTCGCGCTGGTGCACGAGGGCGAGCCGGTGCTCGGGCTGACCTGGCTGCCGCTGCTCGGGCAGCGTTACGCCGCGATGGCGGGCGGGCCGGTCCTGCTGAACGGGCAACCGTTGCCGCCGCTGCCGCACGGGAAGCTGGCCGAGGCGATGATCGGGTTCGGCGCGTTCAATGTGGATGCGCGCGGGCGGATCCCAGGACAGTTCCGTTTCGATCTGCTGGGCCCGCTCAGCAGGCTTTCCTCTCGGGTGCGCATGCACGGTTCGACCGGCATCGATCTGGCGTTCACCGCGTCCGGGGTGCTCGGTGGGGCGATCGTGTTCGGCCACCATCCCTGGGACAACGCCGCGGGGGTCGCGCTGATCCGCGCCGCGGGCGGCGTTGTCACCGATCTCGAGGGCGCGCCGTGGACCATCACCTCGGGTTCGGTGCT